In Rhizobium sp. N324, a single genomic region encodes these proteins:
- the ppx gene encoding exopolyphosphatase — protein sequence MVESEAQGRLPGIAPVSVVDIGSNSIRLVVYEGMSRSPTVLFNEKVLCGLGRGIALTGKMDEASVIRALASLHRFKALSDQARAATMYVLATAAAREASNGPDFIHQAETILGRKVRVLSGEEEAKFASLGIISGFFNPDGIAGDLGGGSLELIDIKGKEFGKGITLPLGGLRLSEYAGGSLSKARTFARKQVKTAKLLSKGEGRTFYAVGGTWRNIAKLHMEMTHYPLHMMQGYEVSLEAMMLFLEQVVTARDSKEPALQAVSKHRRSLLPFGAVAMKEVLSAMKPSVISFSAQGVREGYLYSLLSEGERRLDPLLAAAGELAILRARSPEHARELAEWTGRMMPLFGIQETEEESRYRRAACLLADISWRAHPDYRGLQALNVIAHSSFVGISHPGRAFIALTNYYRFEGLHDDGATGPLAQIATPQLIERAKLLGGMLRVVYLFSASMPGIVKNLTFRRSSNPDLDLEFVVPPEYRDFAGERLDGRLQQLSRLTNKRLAFLFE from the coding sequence ATGGTTGAATCTGAAGCCCAGGGGCGCCTTCCGGGGATCGCCCCGGTCTCCGTCGTCGATATTGGATCGAATTCCATTCGTCTTGTCGTCTATGAAGGCATGTCCCGTTCGCCAACCGTCCTGTTCAACGAAAAGGTTCTCTGCGGCCTCGGCAGGGGCATAGCCCTGACCGGCAAAATGGATGAAGCCAGCGTCATCAGGGCTTTGGCGTCGCTGCATCGTTTCAAGGCTCTGTCCGACCAGGCGCGCGCCGCCACCATGTATGTCTTGGCGACGGCCGCCGCGCGCGAGGCGAGCAACGGTCCCGATTTCATCCATCAGGCCGAAACCATCCTCGGCCGCAAGGTCCGTGTGCTCTCGGGCGAGGAGGAGGCGAAATTCGCCTCGCTCGGCATCATCAGTGGCTTCTTCAATCCCGATGGCATCGCCGGCGATCTCGGCGGCGGCTCGCTTGAGCTCATCGATATCAAGGGCAAGGAGTTCGGCAAGGGCATCACCCTGCCGCTCGGCGGCCTGCGCCTGTCGGAATATGCCGGCGGCTCGCTCTCCAAGGCCCGTACCTTTGCCCGCAAGCAGGTGAAGACGGCAAAGCTCTTGTCGAAGGGCGAGGGGCGCACCTTCTACGCCGTCGGCGGCACCTGGCGAAACATCGCCAAGCTGCATATGGAGATGACACATTATCCGCTGCACATGATGCAGGGTTATGAAGTCTCGCTCGAAGCGATGATGCTGTTTCTCGAACAGGTGGTGACCGCGCGCGATTCCAAGGAGCCGGCGCTGCAAGCCGTGTCCAAGCATCGCCGTTCGCTGCTGCCCTTCGGCGCCGTCGCCATGAAGGAAGTGCTGAGCGCGATGAAGCCGTCGGTGATTTCCTTTTCGGCGCAGGGTGTGCGCGAGGGATATCTCTATTCGCTGCTGTCGGAGGGCGAGCGCCGTCTCGATCCGCTGCTTGCCGCTGCCGGCGAACTGGCAATCCTGCGGGCCCGCTCGCCCGAGCATGCCCGCGAGCTGGCGGAATGGACCGGCCGGATGATGCCGCTCTTCGGCATCCAGGAAACCGAAGAGGAAAGCCGTTATCGCCGGGCCGCCTGCCTGCTTGCCGATATTAGTTGGCGCGCTCATCCCGATTATCGTGGCCTGCAGGCGCTGAACGTCATCGCCCACTCTTCCTTCGTCGGCATCAGCCATCCTGGCCGCGCCTTCATCGCGCTGACCAATTATTACCGTTTCGAGGGCTTGCACGACGACGGCGCCACCGGCCCGCTGGCGCAGATCGCCACGCCGCAGCTCATCGAGCGCGCCAAGCTGCTCGGCGGCATGCTGCGCGTCGTCTACCTCTTCTCGGCCTCGATGCCCGGAATCGTCAAGAACCTGACCTTCCGCAGATCGTCGAACCCGGACCTCGACCTCGAATTCGTCGTGCCGCCGGAATACCGCGATTTCGCCGGCGAACGCCTGGACGGACGATTGCAGCAACTGTCGCGGCTGACGAACAAGAGGCTGGCGTTTTTGTTCGAGTAA